The genome window TCTGGTAGAGCCGCTCAAGAATCTGGACATCCGCTCTGGCATCTATTGCAGCCCCAGCCACAATTTTCTGAAACAATTCCGGTGTAATTCCACCTGAACAAGAAAAAGTGAACAAAATTCCACCTGGTTTAAGCAACTTAATGGCTAACAAATTGATATCTTTATATCCTCTAGCCGCACGTTGTGCCTGTGCCGCAGTGGAAGCAAATTTAGGCGGATCCAGAACAATTAAATCAAACGAACGCCCTTCATCCCGAAACTTTCGCAATGCAAGGAAAACATCCGCTTCTAACCAGCGATTTCTCTCTTCAGGCAATTGATTGAGCTTTACATTTTCGTCCGCTAATGCAAGTGCTCCATCAGAAGAATCGATTGAGAGAACACTGTTCGCGCCACCCGCTAATGCATAAACTGTAAATCCCCCAGTGTAACAAAAACAGTTCAAAACATCTTTTCCCTGGCAATACTCTTGAAGTCTTTCACGATTTACTCGTTGATCGAGGTAAAATCCGGTCTTTTGCCCTGTCTGAATATCTATTGCAAACTGAAAGCCATTTTCTTTTACCCTGATTATTGACGGTGGTTCTTTCCCCCATAACACCCCTCTGGTTTCACTCAAACCTTCCAATCTCCGCACCTCTACGTCAGACCGTTCGTAAATTCCACCTACTCCAAGTTCTGATAAAACTGACACAATTTCTTTTTTCCAGTAATTTGCGCCTGCAGAAAGAAATTGAACCACCAACCAATCTGAATACCGGTCTACTATCAATCCGGGCAAACCATCCGACTCAGCGTGAACCAGCCGATAGGCATTAGTATCACGCAAAAGAACACTTTTTTCCCTAATCCAAAGAGCAGTTTGTATACGATTATAGAAAAACTCCGCAGAAATTTTTTCTTCTTCATCAAATGACCAAACACGAACTCGAATTTGTGAAGAGGGACTGTAAGCCCCCCATCCCAGAAAATGTCCAGCGCTATCGCAAACTGCTACCGTTTCACCTATCTCAGGATTTCCAATCACCTTTTCCACAGCCCCAGAAAACACCCAGGGATGTCTCTGGAGCAGACTCTTTTCTCTTCCGGGTTTCAAAATTATTTTTTTCACCAAAGAACTCCCTATCATTTTGATACAAGTTGCTTCAATTCTTCTTCTGTAATTATCCTGACTCCAAGTTGCCGAGCCTTTTCTAACTTTGAACCGGGATTTTCCCCAACCAGAAGATACGAGGTATTCCTAGAAACACTATCGGTGACTTTAGCCCCTAAACGCTCAAGATAACCCTTAATCCCCTCACGAGAAAACTCTTTAAGGGTCCCGGTCACCACAAAAGTTAAGCCAGCAAGGGGTAAACTTTCTACACTTTCCACAGGTGTTTGTTCAGTGGGCCATACGCCCGCCTCACGTAATTTA of Anaerolinea thermophila UNI-1 contains these proteins:
- a CDS encoding class I SAM-dependent rRNA methyltransferase, whose product is MKKIILKPGREKSLLQRHPWVFSGAVEKVIGNPEIGETVAVCDSAGHFLGWGAYSPSSQIRVRVWSFDEEEKISAEFFYNRIQTALWIREKSVLLRDTNAYRLVHAESDGLPGLIVDRYSDWLVVQFLSAGANYWKKEIVSVLSELGVGGIYERSDVEVRRLEGLSETRGVLWGKEPPSIIRVKENGFQFAIDIQTGQKTGFYLDQRVNRERLQEYCQGKDVLNCFCYTGGFTVYALAGGANSVLSIDSSDGALALADENVKLNQLPEERNRWLEADVFLALRKFRDEGRSFDLIVLDPPKFASTAAQAQRAARGYKDINLLAIKLLKPGGILFTFSCSGGITPELFQKIVAGAAIDARADVQILERLYQSPDHPVLLTFPEGEYLKGLVCIKRPTDH